Below is a window of Defluviimonas sp. SAOS-178_SWC DNA.
CGCCTCGACGCGCCAGTCGGCCTTCACGACGGCGCGCCGGGCAACCTCGCGATAGCCTTTCGAGGCGTAAAGACGAAGCGCATCGTGATGGGTGTCCTCGGCAATCAGGCTGATCGACGTCCGGCCCGCCCGCACCGCCACGTCTTCGGCATGGGCCAGAAGCGCGCTGCCGAGGCCCCGACCCCGGAACGCCTCATAGGTGGCAAGCACGTTCAGGTACCACGATCCGGGCGCCAGCGCCTCAAGCTCCAGAAGCGGGACGAAGATCGCCGGCGTGTCGGGGTCGATGGCACCGGGTTCGTCCTCCGCCGGATAGCCCAGAAGGCAGGCGGCAACCACGCCATCTACTTCGGCGATCCAGGCATTCCGGAATGAAAAATTCCCACTCTCCCGCGCCGCCCGTTCCTGACCATAGGCCCAGGGATCCCCGTCGGCGCCAACCGATTTCCGCCAGAAATGCAGCGGCAAATCATCCGCCGCCATATTGATGAAGCGCGCCAGATGCTCTGCATCTAATGCCTTGGCTTCCCGGATCAACATATGCGCTCATTCCCCGTTCGTGGCCGTGCCCCCGCACAGGCGCATACATCGACGATAATTCGAAACCTTGCCACCCCCTTCGAAGCGGGATGGCCTCTTGTCAGGTCACCGGTTGGGCCCTACCACGAAGCGGTGACCAGCGAACCTTGGATGGACTGACATGAGCGATATGGTTTTCCGACTTCCCGAGCCCGGCCCGGAGCCGATGCTGACCGACCTTGACGGATGGACCAAGGTCGAGGGCAGCCCAAGCATGAAGACATGGGTCCAGCACACCTCCATCGACGGCAGCGTGATCAGCGGCACATGGGAGGCAACGCCGGGGGCCTGGCATGCGGTCTACAAGTTCTACGAGTTCGTTCACCTGATCGAAGGCCAGATCACGATCACGCCGGACGGCGGCGCGCCCGTGACCTTGCGGCCGGGTGACGCCTTTGTCGTGGAGCCCGGATTCTCGGGAAAGTGGACGATCGAAAAGCCGGTCAGGAAGCATTTCTGCATCAAGCTGAGCTGACGCGCTGACCTGTCCGGCGCTCCTTGCGGCCGGGCAGGTCTGTAGCTACGGGAAAACTACGGAAATCCTACGGATATCTCACTGCATGAATACGCAGTTTTTCAAATGATTTGAATGCCATCACCCCAATTTCACGTCCATCCGACCACACCCCATTAACCTTCCGGTTACCCTGCCCTATCCTCCCCCTCGACCCACACGGCGAGGAGGCCCCATGTCCACACATATCGGTGCGAAGCCCGGCGAGATCGCCGAGACTGTCCTTCTGCCCGGCGATCCTTACCGGGCCAGGTGGGCGGCAGAGACGTTCCTGACGGATGCCGTCTGCATCAACCAGGTGCGGGGGATGCTCGGCTTCACCGGGAACTGGAAGGGCAACCGGGTGACGATCCAGGGGTCGGGGATGGGCATGCCCTCGCTGTCGATCTACGCCAACGAACTGATCCGCGACTATGGCGCGAAGACGCTGATCCGAATCGGGTCGGCCGGAGCGATGCAGGAGGCTGTGAAGATGCGCGACGTGGTGATCGCGATGACCTGCTCCTCCATCTCCTCGCCCTCGCGCGGGTTCTTCCGCGAGATGCAATTCGCACCGTGCGCCGATTACGGCCTTCTGGAAAAGGCCGTGATTGCGGCGCGGGCGAAGGGGACGCGCTTTCATGCCGGCGGCATCTATTCCACGGACGTCTTCTACAACGAGCGGCAGGACCTGATCGACATGCTCGCCGGACACGGAGTTCTGGCGGTGGAGATGGAGGCGGCCGAACTTTATACCGTCGCAGCCCGGCACGGCGCACGGGCGCTGGCGGTGCTGACGATCTCCGACCACCTTCTGACGCACGAGGCCCTGCCGGCCGAGGATCGCGAGCGGTCGTTCGCGGATATGGTGGAAATCGCGCTGGAGGCAGCCTTTGGCTGACCCCAACGGGGGCGCAGCGGTATCAGGACGGCTTCATCCCCCACCGTCCGGGCCAGAGGCCAACCAGTCGGCCACCCGCGCGGCGGGGCTCGACGGGCGCAGCCCGCGCGCCGACCAGAGGGTGAGCGCCAGCCCCGTCGCCACGCGCCGCGCGAAGGGCGCCACGAGCGCCCCGCTGTCGAGATGCGCCTGGACGAGCGCGGAATGGCCGATGAGAACCCCCGCGCCGTTCACCGCCTCCTCGACGGCCA
It encodes the following:
- a CDS encoding cupin domain-containing protein, encoding MSDMVFRLPEPGPEPMLTDLDGWTKVEGSPSMKTWVQHTSIDGSVISGTWEATPGAWHAVYKFYEFVHLIEGQITITPDGGAPVTLRPGDAFVVEPGFSGKWTIEKPVRKHFCIKLS
- the deoD gene encoding purine-nucleoside phosphorylase; this translates as MSTHIGAKPGEIAETVLLPGDPYRARWAAETFLTDAVCINQVRGMLGFTGNWKGNRVTIQGSGMGMPSLSIYANELIRDYGAKTLIRIGSAGAMQEAVKMRDVVIAMTCSSISSPSRGFFREMQFAPCADYGLLEKAVIAARAKGTRFHAGGIYSTDVFYNERQDLIDMLAGHGVLAVEMEAAELYTVAARHGARALAVLTISDHLLTHEALPAEDRERSFADMVEIALEAAFG
- a CDS encoding GNAT family N-acetyltransferase, whose amino-acid sequence is MLIREAKALDAEHLARFINMAADDLPLHFWRKSVGADGDPWAYGQERAARESGNFSFRNAWIAEVDGVVAACLLGYPAEDEPGAIDPDTPAIFVPLLELEALAPGSWYLNVLATYEAFRGRGLGSALLAHAEDVAVRAGRTSISLIAEDTHHDALRLYASKGYREVARRAVVKADWRVEANEWVLFVKPFGSARTSSASGA